One segment of Labrus mixtus chromosome 10, fLabMix1.1, whole genome shotgun sequence DNA contains the following:
- the si:rp71-46j2.7 gene encoding uncharacterized protein si:rp71-46j2.7 isoform X1, translating to MYLWRLSVAVTLGLVWYFSDCGRAVTQYCLCVVFCLTTPVLFGNSGRESSTQTDEETNENTPQETVKEEELFSDLIDGESSEQQGEQTESKYPNVKRSLQQVFECAYAQLVLPWYSVPEPLERQPLHQVLSREVDFVIDRIIERAKDFDVCQAVVGSIRILTQHLHNAKQSDRQLLFMSSSDEIAVLREFSDALVRNLFPKSLWSQEVSRCALNEIVAIKGLGLLVTWLSDPDNLNQLVVSQLDSVTPKGYDEELCGSDPDLTSLASQEGEAEGSEVSLEGAGLSTSIVFKADKKGNKLKEGWSKFVDKVKSKKAKKKKMKMMEQQLVMRLMANQCEMSNEDDVSSREGSVNSQQDSDREDSDLETYLTSVQEDMMEFKLSYEMWRVGRWAVSIAHADWEAEELNFKVHLEEKDSPENLQWDIKKTYMDVIYFRNRWQDSTSLPSILVLEKLVVNDEIKEEARASVEHFLQELVSDNVIGHTQPVFQFLCPLEKLMNEEEHYGGVWGLLSGLAYFLTPGQEEEESSSPQTEAPKGITSHSASTALPSENLSGVSAGKSPDPPAATIPTIVISQFDPFPESPQEAETETEPQSTNENSPRDKSEDSNPLTSHFKMIFKGLARSRSQESLVSTKSTEDDDPRDSDSTPRCSQNGVLQGESSEASSRHHFSAKSNKKEKICFKISGGVNKAKGKDQGTLPREEDPQCQKSQTNWEQLEATKAIFDLMKEISGNSILINIFDAILKPVMPILKKKVNSFLNKMNPTEQQMASYIDTLRDKQWPDCQPTTPSPPRTEDEKNETRERAHNLFNARYSNYLVLKKTDMESVFNLFQEREENKTLVFMLLSFLLREFFPNEHSLNVSAVALQKVTNPTS from the exons ATGTATTTATGGCGCCTCTCAGTCGCCGTAACACTCGGCTTGGTGTGGTATTTCTCAGACTGTGGCCGCGCGGTAACGCAGTACTGTCTGTGCGTCGTCTTTTGTTTGACTACACCGGTGTTGTTCGGGAACAGTGGGCGAGAGAGCAGCACTCAAACTGATGAAGAGACAAACGAAAACACACCGCAG GAAACAgtcaaagaagaagagttgTTTTCCGATTTGATTGATGGAGAAAGCAGCGAGCAGCAGGGTGAACAAACAGAGTCCAAGTATCCAAATGTTAAGAGGTCTCTTCAGCAAg tgtttgagtGTGCCTACGCTCAGCTGGTCCTGCCTTGGTACAGCGTTCCTGAGCCGCTGGAGCGCCAGCCTCTGCACCAGGTGCTCAGCAGGGAAGTCGACTTTGTAATCGACCGGATCATTGAGAGAGCCAAAGACTTTGATGTTTGCCAGGCTGTGGTGGGCTCCATTCGGATTCTGACCCAGCACTTGCATAATGCCAAGCAGTCTGATAG acaGCTCTTGTTCATGTCCAGCTCAGACGAGATCGCAGTCCTCAGAGAGTTTTCTGACGCTCTGGTACGTAACCTTTTCCCCAAATCTCTCTGGAGCCAAGAAGTCAGCCGCTGTGCCTTAAATGAGATCGTTGCAATAAAGG ggtTGGGTCTGTTGGTGACATGGCTGTCTGATCCCGACAACCTGAACCAGCTGGTGGTGAGCCAGCTTGACAGCGTGACTCCCAAAGGCTATGATGAGGAGCTGTGTGGATCAGACCCTGATCTGACCTCTTTGGCTTCACAGGAGGGTGAAGCAGAGGGCAGTGAAGT gAGCTTGGAGGGAGCTGGGTTATCAACCAGCATCGTATTCAAGGCAGATAAAAaag GGAACAAGCTGAAAGAAGGATGGTCAAAGTTTGTGGACAAGGTGAAGTCCAagaaagcaaagaagaagaagatgaagatgatggagCAACAGCTGGTGATGAGGCTCATGGCGAACCAATGTGAGATGTCCAACGAGGATGATGTCAGCAGCAGGGAGGGCTCCGTcaacagccagcaggactctgaCAGG GAGGACAGCGATCTGGAGACCTACCTGACGAGCGTCCAGGAGGACATGATGGAATTCAAGCTGTCGTACGAGATGTGGCGCGTGGGCCGCTGGGCTGTCAGCATCGCTCAT GCGGACTGGGAGGCTGAGGAGCTGAACTTCAAGGTTCATCTGGAGGAAAAAGACAGCCCTGAGAACCTGCAGTGGGACATTAAGAAGACCTACATGGATGTGATCTACTTCCGCAACAGATGGCAG GACTCAACCAGCCTGCCCTCCATCCTCGTGCTGGAGAAGTTGGTTGTAAACGATGAGATCAAAGAAGAAGCCCGAGCGTCAGTGGAGCACTTCCTGCAG gaaTTAGTATCTGATAATGTGATCGGCCACACTCAGCCAGTTTTTCAGTTCCTGTGCCCTCTTGAAAAACTGATGAATGAGGAGGAACATTATGGAGGCGTGTGGGGCCTGCTCAGTGGCTTGGCTTACTTCCTTACTCCTggtcaggaggaagaagag AGCTCGAGCCCTCAGACAGAAGCTCCAAAAGGAATCACATCTCATTCAGCATCCACAGCTCTGCCTTCAGAAAACCTCTCTGGTGTTTCTGCTGGAAAAAGCCCCGATCCTCCTGCTGCCACAATCCCAACTATTGTTATCTCCCAGTTTGATCCTTTTCCAGAGTCGCCCCaggaagcagaaacagaaacggAGCCACAGTCCACAAATGAAAACTCTCCCCGAGACAAATCTGAGGACTCCAACCCTTTAACCTCtcactttaaaatgattttcaaagGACTGGCCCGTTCCAGGTCACAGGAGTCTTTGGTCTCAACAAAAAGCACAGAAGACGATGACCCTCGTGATTCAGACTCTACTCCGCGCTGCAGCCAGAACGGAGTCCTGCAGGGGGAGAGCTCAGAGGCCTCATCGCGACATCATTTCAGtgcaaagtcaaacaaaaaggagaaaatttGTTTCAAGATTTCTGGTGGAGTTAACAAGGCTAAAGGGAAAGATCAGGGCACTTTACCGAGAGAGGAAGACCCGCAGTGTCAGAAGAGCCAAACAAACTGGGAGCAGCTGGAGGCGACCAAAGCCATATTCGATCTGATGAAAGAAATCTCTG GCAACTCCATCCTCATAAACATATTTGACGCCATTTTGAAACCCGTTATGCCCATCTTGAAAAA GAAAGTGAACTCTTTCCTGAACAAGATGAACCCAACAGAGCAGCAGATGGCTTCCTACATTGACACTCTGCGTGACAAACAGTGGCCAGACTGTCAGCCAACAACGCCCTCTCCTCCCCGCACCGAGGACGAGAAGAACGAGACCAGAGAAAGAGCCCATAACCTCTTCAACGCCAGAT ATTCAAACTATCTCGTCCTGAAGAAGACGGACATGGAGTCAGTTTTTAATCTCTTCCAGGAgcgtgaagaaaacaaaacacttgttttt ATGCTCTTGTCGTTCCTTTTGAGGGAATTTTTCCCAAACGAGCATTCCCTAAATGTGAGCGCTGTGGCCCTACAGAAAGTAACCAACCCAACCAGCTGA
- the si:rp71-46j2.7 gene encoding uncharacterized protein si:rp71-46j2.7 isoform X2, with protein sequence MYLWRLSVAVTLGLVWYFSDCGRAVTQYCLCVVFCLTTPVLFGNSGRESSTQTDEETNENTPQVGPLEGLFSDLIDGESSEQQGEQTESKYPNVKRSLQQVFECAYAQLVLPWYSVPEPLERQPLHQVLSREVDFVIDRIIERAKDFDVCQAVVGSIRILTQHLHNAKQSDRQLLFMSSSDEIAVLREFSDALVRNLFPKSLWSQEVSRCALNEIVAIKGLGLLVTWLSDPDNLNQLVVSQLDSVTPKGYDEELCGSDPDLTSLASQEGEAEGSEVSLEGAGLSTSIVFKADKKGNKLKEGWSKFVDKVKSKKAKKKKMKMMEQQLVMRLMANQCEMSNEDDVSSREGSVNSQQDSDREDSDLETYLTSVQEDMMEFKLSYEMWRVGRWAVSIAHADWEAEELNFKVHLEEKDSPENLQWDIKKTYMDVIYFRNRWQDSTSLPSILVLEKLVVNDEIKEEARASVEHFLQELVSDNVIGHTQPVFQFLCPLEKLMNEEEHYGGVWGLLSGLAYFLTPGQEEEESSSPQTEAPKGITSHSASTALPSENLSGVSAGKSPDPPAATIPTIVISQFDPFPESPQEAETETEPQSTNENSPRDKSEDSNPLTSHFKMIFKGLARSRSQESLVSTKSTEDDDPRDSDSTPRCSQNGVLQGESSEASSRHHFSAKSNKKEKICFKISGGVNKAKGKDQGTLPREEDPQCQKSQTNWEQLEATKAIFDLMKEISGNSILINIFDAILKPVMPILKKKVNSFLNKMNPTEQQMASYIDTLRDKQWPDCQPTTPSPPRTEDEKNETRERAHNLFNARYSNYLVLKKTDMESVFNLFQEREENKTLVFMLLSFLLREFFPNEHSLNVSAVALQKVTNPTS encoded by the exons ATGTATTTATGGCGCCTCTCAGTCGCCGTAACACTCGGCTTGGTGTGGTATTTCTCAGACTGTGGCCGCGCGGTAACGCAGTACTGTCTGTGCGTCGTCTTTTGTTTGACTACACCGGTGTTGTTCGGGAACAGTGGGCGAGAGAGCAGCACTCAAACTGATGAAGAGACAAACGAAAACACACCGCAGGTAGGCCCATTAGAAGGG ttgTTTTCCGATTTGATTGATGGAGAAAGCAGCGAGCAGCAGGGTGAACAAACAGAGTCCAAGTATCCAAATGTTAAGAGGTCTCTTCAGCAAg tgtttgagtGTGCCTACGCTCAGCTGGTCCTGCCTTGGTACAGCGTTCCTGAGCCGCTGGAGCGCCAGCCTCTGCACCAGGTGCTCAGCAGGGAAGTCGACTTTGTAATCGACCGGATCATTGAGAGAGCCAAAGACTTTGATGTTTGCCAGGCTGTGGTGGGCTCCATTCGGATTCTGACCCAGCACTTGCATAATGCCAAGCAGTCTGATAG acaGCTCTTGTTCATGTCCAGCTCAGACGAGATCGCAGTCCTCAGAGAGTTTTCTGACGCTCTGGTACGTAACCTTTTCCCCAAATCTCTCTGGAGCCAAGAAGTCAGCCGCTGTGCCTTAAATGAGATCGTTGCAATAAAGG ggtTGGGTCTGTTGGTGACATGGCTGTCTGATCCCGACAACCTGAACCAGCTGGTGGTGAGCCAGCTTGACAGCGTGACTCCCAAAGGCTATGATGAGGAGCTGTGTGGATCAGACCCTGATCTGACCTCTTTGGCTTCACAGGAGGGTGAAGCAGAGGGCAGTGAAGT gAGCTTGGAGGGAGCTGGGTTATCAACCAGCATCGTATTCAAGGCAGATAAAAaag GGAACAAGCTGAAAGAAGGATGGTCAAAGTTTGTGGACAAGGTGAAGTCCAagaaagcaaagaagaagaagatgaagatgatggagCAACAGCTGGTGATGAGGCTCATGGCGAACCAATGTGAGATGTCCAACGAGGATGATGTCAGCAGCAGGGAGGGCTCCGTcaacagccagcaggactctgaCAGG GAGGACAGCGATCTGGAGACCTACCTGACGAGCGTCCAGGAGGACATGATGGAATTCAAGCTGTCGTACGAGATGTGGCGCGTGGGCCGCTGGGCTGTCAGCATCGCTCAT GCGGACTGGGAGGCTGAGGAGCTGAACTTCAAGGTTCATCTGGAGGAAAAAGACAGCCCTGAGAACCTGCAGTGGGACATTAAGAAGACCTACATGGATGTGATCTACTTCCGCAACAGATGGCAG GACTCAACCAGCCTGCCCTCCATCCTCGTGCTGGAGAAGTTGGTTGTAAACGATGAGATCAAAGAAGAAGCCCGAGCGTCAGTGGAGCACTTCCTGCAG gaaTTAGTATCTGATAATGTGATCGGCCACACTCAGCCAGTTTTTCAGTTCCTGTGCCCTCTTGAAAAACTGATGAATGAGGAGGAACATTATGGAGGCGTGTGGGGCCTGCTCAGTGGCTTGGCTTACTTCCTTACTCCTggtcaggaggaagaagag AGCTCGAGCCCTCAGACAGAAGCTCCAAAAGGAATCACATCTCATTCAGCATCCACAGCTCTGCCTTCAGAAAACCTCTCTGGTGTTTCTGCTGGAAAAAGCCCCGATCCTCCTGCTGCCACAATCCCAACTATTGTTATCTCCCAGTTTGATCCTTTTCCAGAGTCGCCCCaggaagcagaaacagaaacggAGCCACAGTCCACAAATGAAAACTCTCCCCGAGACAAATCTGAGGACTCCAACCCTTTAACCTCtcactttaaaatgattttcaaagGACTGGCCCGTTCCAGGTCACAGGAGTCTTTGGTCTCAACAAAAAGCACAGAAGACGATGACCCTCGTGATTCAGACTCTACTCCGCGCTGCAGCCAGAACGGAGTCCTGCAGGGGGAGAGCTCAGAGGCCTCATCGCGACATCATTTCAGtgcaaagtcaaacaaaaaggagaaaatttGTTTCAAGATTTCTGGTGGAGTTAACAAGGCTAAAGGGAAAGATCAGGGCACTTTACCGAGAGAGGAAGACCCGCAGTGTCAGAAGAGCCAAACAAACTGGGAGCAGCTGGAGGCGACCAAAGCCATATTCGATCTGATGAAAGAAATCTCTG GCAACTCCATCCTCATAAACATATTTGACGCCATTTTGAAACCCGTTATGCCCATCTTGAAAAA GAAAGTGAACTCTTTCCTGAACAAGATGAACCCAACAGAGCAGCAGATGGCTTCCTACATTGACACTCTGCGTGACAAACAGTGGCCAGACTGTCAGCCAACAACGCCCTCTCCTCCCCGCACCGAGGACGAGAAGAACGAGACCAGAGAAAGAGCCCATAACCTCTTCAACGCCAGAT ATTCAAACTATCTCGTCCTGAAGAAGACGGACATGGAGTCAGTTTTTAATCTCTTCCAGGAgcgtgaagaaaacaaaacacttgttttt ATGCTCTTGTCGTTCCTTTTGAGGGAATTTTTCCCAAACGAGCATTCCCTAAATGTGAGCGCTGTGGCCCTACAGAAAGTAACCAACCCAACCAGCTGA